A genomic stretch from Psilocybe cubensis strain MGC-MH-2018 chromosome 1, whole genome shotgun sequence includes:
- a CDS encoding Glycerol-3-phosphate dehydrogenase [NAD(P)+], translating to MVFSKPQPASNSRVLIFGAGNFGSCLASHLGDSQHEVFMWAREEAIVNHFNLHHRNPMYLTEHNFPSNITAVGPNMPDKDFINNVDVLLFAIPTQFLRATLTTLRPSLDLNNLPLIIFVNKGIEVGTNALTLEIIVDTCGPEVANAATFISGPSFAKEIVERQPTSVSVASLTEREAVKAATLFHQPHFRCYTGVDPIGLELSGALKNVYAIASGMSDGLGYENNTRAMIITRGLSEMTCIGTAYGASPLTFLGLAGVGDLFLTCSSSNSRNYTVGYRLGQGENLDVIIKTLGSVAEGVPTTKGVKKIIEELGINAPIASSVYDVLFNGKDTRAAVRELMELPPSKELELPATAGGPARRLLEKLGQSTEKLTDIMHPHL from the exons ATGGTCTTCTCAAAACCCCAGCCTGCATCCAACTCACGCGTTCTCATATTCGGCGCCGGAAACTTTGGCTCCTGTTTGGCATCCCACCTAGGAGACTCGCAACATGAAGTATTCATGTGGGCTCGAGAGGAGGCGATCGTAAACCACTTCAATCTGCACCATCGGAACCCTATGTATCTTACTGAACATAATTTTCCCTCTAACATCACTGCTGTGGGTCCAAATATGCCAGACAAGGACTTTATCAACAACGTCGATGTCCTGCTTTTTGCCATTCCCACACAATTTTTAAG GGCGACATTGACAACACTGCGCCCATCCCTCGACCTCAACAACCTTCCGCTTATAATTTTTGTCAACAAGGGCATTGAAGTCGGtacaaatgccttgacaCTGGAAATCATCGTAGACACCTGCGGTCCCGAAGTTGCAAATGCAGCAACATTTATC TCAGGCCCTTCCTTCGCGAAAGAAA TCGTCGAACGCCAGCCGACCTCTGTTTCGGTGGCTTCACTCACAGAGCGAGAAGCGGTCAAGGCCGCCACCTTGTTTCATCAGCCACACTTTCGCTG CTACACCGGCGTAGATCCCATTGGACTTGAGCTCTCTGGCGCATTGAAGAATGTATACGCCATTGCATCTGGAATGTCGGACGGACTTGGTTATGAGAACAATACGAGAGCGA TGATCATCACCAGAGGACTATCAGAGATGACCTGCATCGGAACAGCGTATGGGGCCTCCCCTTTAACCTTCCTGGGCCTGGCTGGTGTAGGAGATCTGTTCCTCACCTGCAGCTCGTCGAACAGTCGCAACTACACCGTCGGTTACCGACTGGGACAAGGGGAGAATCTGGACGTAATCATCAAGACACTCGGAAGTGTTGCAGAAGGAGTCCCGACCACAAAGGGCGTCAAAAAGATCATTGAAGAGCTGGGGATCAATGCACCAATTGCGAGCTCG GTATATGATGTCCTCTTTAACG GGAAAGACACGCGCGCGGCTGTACGCGAACTGATGGAGCTACCTCCGTCGAAGGAACTGGAATTGCCTGCCACTGCTGGAGGGCCAGCGCGACGACTGCTGGAGA